One segment of Patulibacter sp. SYSU D01012 DNA contains the following:
- the acs gene encoding acetate--CoA ligase: MSTETPRTLTEDGVEARLSELLGQERFTPPAPFAAQAEITDPELRARAAADPVAYWEEQARQLRWSQEWTTALNEDDAPFYRWFEGGRINVSDNCLDRHVEAGRGDRVAYHWHGEEGETRDVTYAELLDQTARFAGALRQLGVQQGDVVGIYLPMIPEVVVAMLACTRIGAVHNVVFGGFSAGSVAERMEVSGAKVLVTADGSRRKGKTTAVKPEVDRTMGQLDGLEKIVVVRHAGLDDTPMTDGRDVFFDEVVAAAEPVDPEPLDAEAPMFILYSSGSTAKPKGIQHTTGGYLTGVTTTLRQVFDLQDDDVYWCSADVGWITGHSYIVYGPLANGVTSVMYEGAPDYPHQGIWWELIAKRGVTKFYTAPTAIRAAMKWGVEHVAPHDLSSLKLLGSVGEPINPKAWLWYWHVVGGERCPVVDTWWQTETGAMMITTLPGVDDAKPGSAGTPLPGIDVQVLDAETGERVTEGEGLLAIPRPWPSMLRTLYQDPDRYVSTYWSRFGETTYFVGDSARIDADGYIWVIGRVDDVINVSGHRLSTAEVESAIVAHPHVAEAAVVAKADDLTGQAIVAYVTLNGDTEGSDRIEAEVNQHIADRIGKLARPKRIVWTSDLPKTRSGKIMRRLLRDIAEERDLGDVTTLADPSVVTTLQDRWGAGA; the protein is encoded by the coding sequence ATGAGCACCGAGACCCCGAGGACCCTGACGGAGGACGGCGTCGAAGCCCGCCTGAGCGAGCTGCTCGGCCAGGAGCGCTTCACGCCGCCGGCCCCGTTCGCCGCGCAGGCCGAGATCACGGACCCCGAGCTGCGCGCCCGCGCGGCCGCCGATCCCGTCGCCTACTGGGAGGAGCAGGCCCGCCAGCTGCGCTGGAGCCAGGAGTGGACGACGGCCCTGAACGAGGACGACGCCCCCTTCTACCGCTGGTTCGAGGGCGGCCGGATCAACGTCTCGGACAACTGCCTGGACCGCCACGTCGAGGCCGGCCGCGGCGACCGGGTCGCCTACCACTGGCACGGCGAGGAGGGCGAGACGCGCGACGTCACGTACGCCGAGCTGCTGGACCAGACCGCCCGCTTCGCCGGCGCGCTGCGGCAGCTCGGGGTGCAGCAGGGCGACGTCGTCGGGATCTACCTGCCGATGATCCCCGAGGTCGTCGTCGCGATGCTCGCGTGCACCCGCATCGGCGCGGTGCACAACGTCGTCTTCGGCGGCTTCTCGGCCGGGTCGGTCGCCGAGCGCATGGAGGTCTCGGGCGCGAAGGTGCTCGTCACCGCCGACGGCTCGCGCCGCAAGGGCAAGACCACGGCCGTCAAGCCCGAGGTCGACCGCACCATGGGCCAGCTCGACGGCCTGGAGAAGATCGTCGTCGTCCGCCACGCCGGCCTGGACGACACCCCGATGACCGACGGGCGCGACGTCTTCTTCGACGAGGTCGTCGCCGCGGCGGAGCCGGTCGATCCGGAGCCGCTCGACGCCGAGGCGCCGATGTTCATCCTGTACTCCTCCGGCTCGACGGCGAAGCCGAAGGGGATCCAGCACACGACCGGCGGCTACCTGACCGGCGTGACGACGACGCTGCGCCAGGTCTTCGACCTGCAGGACGACGACGTCTACTGGTGCTCGGCCGACGTCGGCTGGATCACCGGCCACTCCTACATCGTCTACGGCCCGCTCGCGAACGGCGTCACCTCGGTGATGTACGAGGGCGCCCCGGACTACCCGCACCAGGGCATCTGGTGGGAGCTGATCGCCAAGCGCGGCGTGACGAAGTTCTACACCGCTCCGACGGCGATCCGGGCGGCCATGAAGTGGGGAGTGGAGCACGTCGCGCCGCACGACCTGTCGTCGCTCAAGCTGCTCGGGTCGGTCGGCGAGCCGATCAACCCGAAGGCCTGGCTCTGGTACTGGCACGTCGTCGGCGGTGAGCGCTGCCCCGTCGTCGACACGTGGTGGCAGACGGAGACGGGCGCGATGATGATCACGACGCTGCCGGGCGTCGACGACGCGAAGCCCGGGTCGGCCGGCACGCCGCTGCCCGGCATCGACGTGCAGGTGCTCGACGCCGAGACCGGCGAGCGCGTGACCGAAGGGGAGGGCCTGCTGGCCATCCCCCGCCCGTGGCCGTCGATGCTGCGCACGCTGTACCAGGACCCCGACCGCTACGTGTCGACGTACTGGTCCCGCTTCGGCGAGACGACGTACTTCGTCGGCGACTCGGCCCGCATCGACGCGGACGGCTACATCTGGGTCATCGGGCGCGTCGACGACGTCATCAACGTCTCCGGCCACCGCCTGTCGACCGCGGAGGTCGAGTCCGCGATCGTCGCCCACCCCCACGTCGCCGAGGCCGCCGTCGTGGCGAAGGCCGACGACCTGACCGGCCAGGCGATCGTCGCCTACGTGACGCTGAACGGCGACACGGAGGGCTCCGACCGGATCGAGGCCGAGGTCAACCAGCACATCGCGGACCGCATCGGCAAGCTCGCCCGCCCCAAGCGGATCGTCTGGACGAGCGACCTGCCGAAGACCCGCTCGGGCAAGATCATGCGCCGCCTGCTGCGCGACATCGCCGAGGAGCGCGACCTGGGCGACGTCACCACGCTCGCCGACCCGAGCGTCGTCACCACCCTGCAGGACCGCTGGGGCGCCGGCGCCTGA
- a CDS encoding response regulator transcription factor, whose translation MSAPSPCRAIPVSTTVPLGRRRRAPHAPDGVATTSRGRLRSLAPLPLADRDGHAGVSVVVADDNERFREGLVRSIDTDPDVHVVGQAGDGASALELLVRTRPDVAVVDARMPVLGGIELARAVAQVPLLERTQVVLLSATLDRRVTAEADDAGVALCLDKGLSRRDIREAVVALAGENGRP comes from the coding sequence ATGTCCGCACCGTCCCCCTGCCGTGCGATCCCCGTCTCGACCACCGTCCCCCTGGGGCGCCGTCGACGCGCGCCGCACGCACCGGACGGCGTCGCGACCACCTCGCGGGGGCGCCTGCGCAGCCTGGCGCCCCTGCCGCTCGCCGACCGGGACGGCCACGCGGGCGTGTCCGTCGTGGTCGCCGACGACAACGAGCGCTTCCGCGAAGGCCTCGTCCGCAGCATCGACACGGACCCCGACGTGCACGTCGTCGGGCAGGCCGGCGACGGCGCCAGCGCGCTCGAGCTCCTGGTGCGCACCCGACCCGACGTGGCGGTCGTCGACGCGCGGATGCCCGTGCTGGGCGGGATCGAGCTCGCACGCGCGGTCGCTCAGGTCCCGCTGCTCGAACGGACCCAGGTGGTGCTGCTCAGCGCGACGCTCGACCGGCGCGTGACCGCGGAGGCCGACGACGCCGGCGTGGCGCTCTGCCTGGACAAGGGGCTCTCGCGCCGCGACATCCGCGAGGCCGTGGTGGCGCTCGCCGGCGAGAACGGCAGGCCGTGA
- a CDS encoding isoprenylcysteine carboxylmethyltransferase family protein, which yields MPAVALIGALCALVLLLPVRVWLQRRWTGGTGIVLARAAPGPPRRAAALLGGGTLLVGLGPGLHLLGVAWDWTPGDVVVTRLVGAALLACGTGWAFWAQLVMRDAWRVGQDEAERLPLVTTGPFARARHPIYGGMVAIGLGVTLLDPTYPGLLGVLALGAGAAVQALRVEEPHLRDRHGLEYHAWARRTGRFLPPIERSSRDAPRGRSTL from the coding sequence GTGCCCGCCGTCGCGCTCATCGGCGCCCTCTGCGCCCTGGTCCTCCTGCTGCCCGTCCGGGTGTGGCTGCAACGCCGCTGGACCGGCGGCACCGGCATCGTGCTCGCGCGCGCCGCCCCCGGCCCCCCGCGGCGTGCGGCCGCGCTGCTGGGCGGCGGCACGCTCCTCGTCGGGCTGGGCCCCGGGCTGCACCTGCTCGGCGTGGCGTGGGACTGGACGCCCGGGGACGTCGTCGTCACCCGCCTGGTCGGCGCGGCGCTGCTGGCCTGCGGGACCGGCTGGGCGTTCTGGGCGCAGCTCGTCATGCGGGACGCCTGGCGGGTGGGCCAGGACGAGGCCGAGCGGCTGCCGCTCGTCACGACCGGCCCGTTCGCCCGCGCCCGCCATCCGATCTACGGCGGGATGGTGGCGATCGGCCTGGGCGTGACCCTGCTGGACCCGACGTACCCCGGGCTGCTCGGCGTGCTGGCGCTGGGCGCCGGCGCGGCCGTCCAGGCGCTGCGCGTGGAGGAGCCGCACCTGCGGGACCGGCACGGGCTGGAGTACCACGCATGGGCGCGCCGCACCGGGCGATTCCTCCCGCCGATCGAACGGTCGTCCAGAGACGCCCCGCGCGGGCGATCGACGCTGTAG
- a CDS encoding ATP-binding protein codes for MSASPVSVDAPADPAPGPPLVAPPQDAAEHTPQAGARLGSVAARATGALVTAIVVGMRGPVDGELVVVGVIAALWLVATAAWMHRRGLGRCPGGLVALVDLGLLFAVVGLSGGSASPAAVVLWLAPLAWALVYGPYGVAVLTGIAAAGYVALWAVDGDPGASADVSSLEAFLGVLVGSGVLSLMTVHLRTQAAARTGELLRVRAALRRELGRVEREHRAHTSRTIHDGPLQLFIAARQDLDEHREGDPEALRYALEELQDGIAALRAIVSDLHEDGEAVDTVRERLDAVVDRHRRRGRFAVALDLDPSVGDDDDPLVVDTVSELLRNAAKHAAPTHVDVRVHSTADGATTVVEVRDDGRGMDVADRQAAERGGHVGLRSMDRRVRAVGGRWQIRSAPGRGTHVRLELPR; via the coding sequence GTGAGTGCCAGCCCCGTGTCCGTGGACGCACCCGCGGATCCGGCCCCCGGTCCGCCGCTCGTCGCCCCGCCGCAGGACGCGGCGGAGCACACGCCGCAGGCGGGCGCGCGACTGGGGTCCGTCGCCGCGCGCGCCACCGGGGCGCTGGTGACGGCGATCGTCGTCGGGATGCGTGGTCCGGTGGACGGCGAGCTGGTGGTCGTCGGCGTGATCGCCGCCCTCTGGCTCGTCGCGACGGCGGCGTGGATGCACCGACGGGGGCTGGGTCGGTGCCCCGGCGGGCTGGTCGCGCTCGTCGACCTGGGGCTGCTCTTCGCCGTCGTGGGGCTGTCCGGCGGCAGCGCGTCGCCGGCCGCCGTCGTGCTCTGGCTCGCCCCCCTGGCGTGGGCGCTCGTGTACGGCCCCTACGGCGTAGCGGTGCTCACGGGGATCGCGGCCGCCGGGTACGTCGCGCTGTGGGCCGTCGACGGGGATCCCGGCGCGTCGGCCGACGTCTCGTCGCTCGAGGCGTTCCTCGGCGTGCTCGTCGGCAGCGGCGTGCTGTCGCTCATGACCGTCCACCTGCGGACCCAGGCCGCCGCCCGCACCGGCGAGCTGCTGCGGGTGCGCGCGGCGCTGCGGCGCGAGCTGGGCCGCGTGGAGCGCGAGCACCGGGCGCACACGTCACGGACGATCCACGACGGTCCGCTGCAGCTCTTCATCGCCGCGCGCCAGGACCTGGACGAGCACCGGGAGGGGGATCCCGAGGCGCTGCGGTACGCGCTGGAGGAGCTGCAGGACGGCATCGCAGCCCTGCGGGCGATCGTGAGCGACCTGCACGAGGACGGCGAGGCCGTCGACACGGTCCGGGAGCGCCTGGACGCCGTCGTCGACCGACACCGGCGCCGGGGGCGCTTCGCCGTCGCTCTCGACCTGGACCCGAGCGTCGGCGACGACGACGACCCGCTCGTCGTCGACACCGTCTCCGAGCTGCTGCGCAACGCCGCCAAGCACGCCGCCCCGACGCACGTCGACGTCCGCGTGCACTCCACCGCGGACGGAGCGACGACCGTCGTCGAGGTGCGCGACGACGGCCGCGGGATGGACGTCGCGGACCGCCAGGCCGCCGAGCGGGGCGGGCACGTCGGCCTGCGGTCGATGGACCGCCGGGTGCGCGCGGTCGGCGGGCGCTGGCAGATCCGCAGCGCGCCGGGCCGAGGCACCCACGTGCGCCTGGAGCTGCCCCGCTGA
- a CDS encoding response regulator transcription factor, producing MAGPITVVLADDHPLYLEGIAGALERRPDVDVVGRAEDGAEALRLVREQDPDVAVVDVRLPLMTGLDVLHAVRRDGLRTRVVLLTGESESATVYEAVQAGVDGYLSKAADRREIGDAIVTVHRGGTVLGPEAQSALTQEVRGRVQDDAPVLSARERQVLRLIAEGLSGPAIARELQIGAATVKTHTQNVYDKLGVSERAAAVAVAMRRRLLE from the coding sequence ATGGCCGGCCCGATCACGGTGGTCCTCGCGGACGACCACCCGCTGTACCTCGAAGGCATCGCGGGCGCGCTGGAGCGTCGCCCCGACGTGGACGTGGTGGGCCGGGCCGAGGACGGTGCCGAGGCGTTGCGCCTGGTCCGCGAGCAGGATCCCGACGTCGCCGTCGTCGACGTGCGCCTGCCCCTCATGACCGGCCTGGACGTCCTGCACGCCGTGCGCCGCGACGGGCTGCGCACCCGCGTGGTCCTGCTGACGGGCGAGAGCGAGAGCGCGACGGTCTACGAGGCGGTGCAGGCCGGCGTCGACGGCTACCTGTCGAAGGCGGCCGACCGCCGCGAGATCGGCGACGCGATCGTGACGGTCCACCGGGGCGGGACGGTCCTGGGGCCCGAGGCGCAGTCCGCCCTGACGCAGGAGGTCCGCGGACGCGTGCAGGACGACGCGCCGGTCCTCTCCGCCCGCGAGCGCCAGGTCCTGCGGCTGATCGCGGAGGGCCTGTCGGGCCCCGCGATCGCGCGGGAGCTGCAGATCGGCGCCGCCACGGTCAAGACCCACACGCAGAACGTGTACGACAAGCTCGGCGTGTCCGAGCGCGCCGCGGCCGTCGCCGTCGCGATGCGGCGCCGGCTGCTCGAGTAG